Proteins from a genomic interval of Clostridium sp. AN503:
- a CDS encoding baseplate J/gp47 family protein encodes MQTWKDTIDRLRLKIAGMDPEWSDHNLHDPGITILEMLVWMQQNQLYHGEQISEEHRRKYTELLGISRRRRCPGKTLVTVRTENALYLEAGTGFYADTIRFETRESQMVLEGVFLKLETFCGGSRTVLEGSWMAEGRGICLLPFGASPETGDCFEITLKECLKTDRRHRLFLKTGPAPDALESAPGRKNPVDETAYDGHGYYPLAEIRLEYLTEQGWRAADVERDDTYGMVQDGSICFFLRMPMKQGDHRLRFRLERCDYLWPPCITRISLAMAEVWQQETVTEALEFFGRGLPGQQFDCGMRDLCCESLTVETSLEEAPERMTVWRQVEDFHHSSCEDRHYRVKDGCILFGDGFCGRMPEGRIRVSGRVRTLGKAGNVKAGAITCMEGENPVPVINEDEVTGGMDEESPDDVFKRFLSGTERKKRAVLPEDYEELVMGIPGLLVDSCVVFAGDVKKRELVVVVKPAAPDGQGQLNEAYRKNLYRYLEEKRMLGTRLFVRSPVYCPVSIVCRCLVKPQYRNAGKLVEDWIREWMGTRGFGQGISYGELTGGLEALPWVLEVHSLSIVSGRQGRRNSKGDLLLPPDGRMVFVQAECQVMSGMGQE; translated from the coding sequence ATGCAGACATGGAAGGATACCATAGACCGGCTCAGACTAAAGATCGCAGGTATGGATCCGGAGTGGAGTGATCATAACCTGCATGACCCGGGTATCACCATCCTGGAAATGCTTGTCTGGATGCAGCAGAACCAGCTGTACCACGGGGAACAGATCAGTGAGGAGCACCGAAGGAAGTATACGGAGCTTTTGGGGATCAGCCGCCGCAGGCGCTGTCCCGGAAAGACACTTGTCACGGTGAGGACAGAGAATGCCCTTTATCTGGAAGCGGGGACTGGATTTTATGCAGATACCATCCGGTTTGAGACCCGGGAAAGCCAGATGGTCCTGGAGGGAGTGTTTTTAAAGCTTGAGACTTTTTGCGGAGGATCCCGCACGGTGCTGGAAGGAAGCTGGATGGCGGAAGGCAGGGGGATCTGTCTTCTGCCCTTCGGGGCCTCTCCGGAGACCGGCGACTGCTTTGAGATAACTCTTAAGGAGTGTCTGAAGACCGACAGGAGACACCGCCTTTTTTTGAAAACAGGTCCGGCGCCGGATGCCCTGGAGTCTGCGCCGGGAAGGAAGAATCCCGTGGATGAAACGGCTTATGACGGACACGGCTACTATCCCCTGGCGGAAATCCGACTGGAGTATCTGACAGAGCAGGGCTGGAGGGCGGCAGATGTGGAGCGGGATGACACTTACGGGATGGTGCAGGACGGAAGTATCTGCTTTTTTCTGAGAATGCCCATGAAGCAGGGCGATCACCGGCTGCGGTTTCGTCTGGAGCGGTGCGATTATCTGTGGCCGCCCTGTATCACCAGAATCAGCCTGGCTATGGCGGAGGTATGGCAGCAGGAAACGGTAACGGAAGCCCTGGAATTTTTCGGGCGCGGGCTGCCGGGCCAGCAGTTTGACTGCGGGATGCGGGATCTGTGCTGCGAAAGCCTGACTGTGGAGACTTCCCTGGAGGAAGCTCCGGAGCGGATGACAGTCTGGAGGCAGGTGGAGGACTTCCATCATTCTTCCTGTGAGGACCGGCATTACCGGGTGAAGGACGGATGTATTCTGTTCGGGGATGGTTTTTGCGGCAGGATGCCGGAGGGACGCATCCGGGTCAGCGGCCGGGTCCGGACGCTTGGGAAGGCAGGCAATGTAAAGGCCGGGGCGATCACCTGTATGGAAGGGGAAAACCCGGTTCCGGTCATAAACGAGGATGAAGTGACCGGAGGGATGGACGAGGAAAGTCCGGATGATGTTTTCAAACGGTTCCTGTCCGGCACAGAGCGGAAAAAACGGGCGGTGCTGCCGGAGGATTATGAAGAGCTTGTGATGGGCATACCGGGGCTTTTAGTGGATTCCTGCGTGGTATTTGCAGGGGATGTTAAGAAACGTGAGCTTGTGGTAGTGGTAAAGCCCGCGGCACCGGACGGACAGGGGCAGTTAAATGAGGCGTACCGAAAGAACCTGTACCGGTATCTGGAAGAAAAGCGGATGCTGGGTACACGCCTTTTTGTCCGTTCTCCGGTATACTGCCCGGTGTCCATTGTATGCCGGTGCCTGGTTAAGCCTCAGTACCGGAATGCTGGAAAACTGGTGGAGGATTGGATACGGGAATGGATGGGAACGCGCGGCTTTGGGCAGGGGATTTCCTATGGAGAGCTGACCGGAGGACTGGAGGCGCTCCCCTGGGTTTTAGAGGTACATTCCTTAAGCATTGTAAGTGGACGGCAGGGCCGCCGCAATTCTAAGGGTGACCTTTTGCTTCCTCCGGATGGGCGGATGGTGTTTGTACAGGCTGAATGTCAGGTGATGAGCGGAATGGGGCAGGAATAA
- a CDS encoding baseplate J/gp47 family protein, with amino-acid sequence MDVSDPLRESEKILEEIRQLALSYTPDWRFAEDLKEPGSVIAALFAGLLAESEASFGQFLLRNREEFFKLLGMCPREGERASGEMTFGLVKPDMPDAVVPEKTVVLAGGPKGQTAYELLEAVYVVGNRPGRGRVRALQTGSGGNLPEGTGYKLERSAGFVSEIANPLPLTGGADQETLETAIKRCGAALRHQYRAVTPGDYESLVRELCQEVVRVRCFPGYDGGGGRYPGAVTVAVLQKGRMGENHYYYGKTAEIQAYLYAHSGAMVRENGLFVVLPEFIRMDVSAELLCLPGVAGSQAKRLAKEALEHFLDPVDGGVMGEGWSFGGLPSYGQIKTCLQQVPGISQQRRITVEWKWMRDGQWEDVLPGAAKEIPWTLPVSGQHRLRAIPFQEEGEDGSCRHGRIP; translated from the coding sequence ATGGATGTGTCAGATCCATTGCGGGAGAGTGAAAAAATACTGGAGGAGATCAGGCAGCTGGCCCTGTCCTACACGCCGGACTGGAGGTTTGCAGAGGATCTAAAGGAACCGGGGAGCGTGATCGCAGCGCTTTTTGCCGGGCTGCTTGCAGAATCAGAGGCTTCGTTTGGACAGTTCCTTTTGAGAAACCGGGAAGAGTTTTTTAAGCTTTTGGGAATGTGCCCGAGGGAAGGGGAGCGGGCGTCAGGAGAAATGACCTTTGGCCTGGTAAAGCCGGATATGCCGGATGCGGTGGTGCCCGAGAAAACGGTGGTGCTGGCGGGAGGACCCAAAGGCCAGACAGCCTATGAACTGCTTGAGGCTGTTTATGTGGTGGGAAACCGGCCGGGCAGAGGCCGGGTGCGGGCGCTTCAGACCGGAAGCGGGGGCAATCTGCCGGAAGGGACCGGTTATAAGCTGGAACGCTCTGCCGGGTTTGTCTCAGAGATCGCAAACCCGCTGCCGCTGACGGGAGGCGCAGATCAGGAGACCCTGGAAACCGCCATAAAACGGTGCGGCGCAGCCCTGCGCCACCAGTACCGGGCGGTAACACCGGGGGATTACGAAAGCCTTGTGCGGGAGCTGTGCCAGGAGGTTGTGCGGGTCCGGTGCTTTCCGGGATATGACGGCGGCGGAGGCAGGTATCCGGGGGCGGTGACAGTGGCGGTCCTGCAGAAGGGCAGGATGGGTGAAAACCATTATTATTACGGAAAAACGGCGGAGATCCAGGCGTATCTATATGCGCACAGCGGAGCCATGGTGCGGGAAAACGGGCTTTTTGTGGTCCTGCCGGAATTTATCAGGATGGATGTCTCGGCGGAACTTTTGTGCCTGCCGGGAGTTGCGGGGAGCCAGGCTAAGCGGCTGGCGAAAGAGGCTCTGGAACATTTTCTGGACCCGGTGGACGGCGGTGTGATGGGAGAAGGCTGGAGCTTTGGCGGCCTGCCGTCCTACGGTCAGATAAAGACCTGTCTGCAGCAGGTCCCCGGGATATCTCAGCAGCGGCGCATTACGGTAGAGTGGAAATGGATGCGGGACGGCCAGTGGGAGGACGTGCTGCCCGGGGCGGCAAAAGAGATTCCCTGGACGCTTCCGGTGAGCGGACAGCACAGGCTTCGGGCGATACCGTTTCAGGAGGAAGGGGAGGATGGATCATGCAGACATGGAAGGATACCATAG
- a CDS encoding GPW/gp25 family protein: MAEYKGFLGKGLAFPVAPEPATGRLRERSGEEDIREAVGIILGTRKGERVMRPEFGCRIHEYVFGTMDYDTLRQMEGAVTEALILWEPRIEEIQVRADPDPDRDGTVLLTVAYRVRSTNNQYNLVFPFYMSEGAGGV; the protein is encoded by the coding sequence ATGGCGGAGTATAAGGGATTTCTCGGAAAGGGCCTGGCATTCCCGGTGGCGCCGGAACCGGCGACCGGGCGGCTCAGAGAACGGAGCGGTGAGGAGGATATCCGGGAAGCGGTCGGGATCATACTGGGTACCAGAAAAGGGGAGCGGGTCATGCGCCCGGAATTCGGATGCAGGATCCACGAGTATGTATTTGGGACCATGGATTATGATACCCTTCGCCAGATGGAAGGCGCCGTCACTGAGGCGCTGATCCTGTGGGAACCGAGGATCGAAGAGATCCAGGTCCGGGCAGATCCTGATCCGGACAGGGACGGGACCGTGCTCTTGACGGTAGCTTACAGGGTGCGGAGCACAAATAACCAGTACAATCTGGTGTTTCCATTTTATATGAGCGAGGGAGCCGGAGGTGTTTGA
- a CDS encoding phage baseplate assembly protein V — MVTGIVKNNWSEDFPGKLMVEYTLGEAGKMETGWLPFMTGYAGPGYGGYQMPEIGAEVVIGFHSGDSRRPIVLGCLWNQTNTPPEQTSNEKNSKKLWRSREGYQVLLNEDEDALELSFSDPAGEHTMTLSSKEDGLLTWNLKTKTVLQFAGEDFLTIEKGMITIAGPVTVKAESIGFETEKDMTAKVEGAAKLTVSGAVTAASEDAVTIQAGKNLELKGKGVLLNPDDKTEIKGRNVEVKPGQGYALKTSQVKLEGMSLEIKASASGKVESGGILQVKGQMLKLN; from the coding sequence GTGGTTACGGGGATTGTAAAGAATAACTGGAGCGAGGATTTTCCAGGAAAGCTGATGGTGGAGTACACGCTGGGGGAAGCCGGAAAGATGGAGACCGGGTGGCTCCCGTTTATGACAGGATATGCAGGGCCGGGATACGGAGGCTATCAGATGCCGGAGATCGGGGCCGAGGTGGTGATCGGGTTTCACAGCGGAGATTCCCGCCGTCCGATCGTACTGGGCTGTCTGTGGAATCAGACAAATACGCCGCCGGAGCAGACTTCCAATGAGAAGAACAGCAAAAAGCTGTGGAGGAGCCGGGAGGGATATCAGGTGCTCCTAAACGAGGATGAGGACGCCCTGGAGCTTTCCTTTTCCGACCCGGCAGGGGAGCATACCATGACGCTGTCCTCAAAGGAGGATGGGCTTTTGACCTGGAATCTCAAGACAAAGACGGTCCTTCAGTTTGCAGGGGAGGATTTTCTCACCATAGAAAAAGGCATGATCACCATCGCAGGGCCGGTGACTGTGAAGGCGGAAAGCATTGGGTTTGAGACGGAAAAGGATATGACGGCTAAGGTGGAAGGTGCGGCAAAGCTTACGGTCTCCGGAGCGGTGACTGCGGCATCGGAGGATGCGGTGACGATCCAGGCGGGAAAGAACCTGGAGCTGAAGGGGAAAGGTGTATTGCTGAACCCGGATGACAAGACGGAGATCAAGGGCAGGAATGTGGAAGTGAAGCCCGGACAGGGTTATGCCTTAAAGACCAGCCAGGTGAAGCTGGAGGGTATGTCCCTGGAGATAAAAGCGTCTGCAAGCGGCAAGGTGGAGTCGGGTGGGATCCTTCAGGTGAAGGGGCAGATGCTGAAGCTGAACTGA